ATTCTCTTGTGTATTATCACCTCAGAAACTCACAGTCACCTCCTGTACGCACCTTCAGGCCAGAGTTTCCCAAGCAAGAGGAAGCCTTAAGATAAGAATCACTTATTTAACTGTGTCCTGTTTTATTTATCCCCAAGGGAGTACGTAGCCACATTCAagcagcttttgttttctttaattcacTGCATATAAAGCTGCCTTGGGCTAATTGCCTTTATTGGAAAACTGTTGTGGATACCAAAATTACAGCAGCTTTCTAGGAGCTATACTTTTGCCAAGAAGCATTGTTTGCCCAGTGAGTGTTTCAACAATTGGTGTTTTCTTTGTCCCCTCAACATTATTTTCTTAgccaaaaaaacaagaagaagaagaaggcacaACAGACACAGCCACATCCTCATCCAACAACCATGAGAAGGACAGTGGAGTGGGGCGCACGGATGAAAGCTTGCGGAATGATGAGAGCTCAGAGCAGGAGAATGCAGCTGAGGATCCCAAGAGCACGTCTTTgaagagcaagagagagctgGGGCAGAGCCAAGACACTCTGGGGAGCGTTGAACTTCAGTGCAATGAGAGCTTCGTGTCAGGTGAATACATTGATTCTGACTGCCCTGGCAACCAAGATGAGGAGTGCGAACGATTCCGGCAGTTCTTGGAGCTCAAATGCAAGATTCGAAACCATGGAGAGTATGACCTGTATTACTCAAGCAGCACAATAGAATGCAACCAAGGGGAACAAGAGGGAGTGGAGCATGAGCTACAGTTGCTGAATGAAGAACTACGAAACATTGAACTTGAATGCCAGAATATTATGCAGGCTCACAGGCTCCAGAAGGTAACAGACCAGTATGGAGACATCTGGGCGTTGCATGATGAAGGATTCCGAAATTATAACACTAGCATCGATAGGCAAAGGGGAAAACTAGATGACATCATTGAACACCCAGAAAAGTCAGACAAGGACAGTTCTAGCGCTTACAACACAGCCGAAAGCTGCAGAAGCACTCCACTCACTGTGGATCGTTCCCCCGACAGTTCCCTTCCAAGAATGATCAACCTCACCAATAAGAAAAACCTGAGAAGCACAATTGCAGCCAATCAGTCCTCTTCTGGGCAGAGCACTAAAGAGTCCATCTCCACCAAAGCCAAAACCACAGAACAATCCTGTGGTGTTGAAGGCAAGGAGAAGATTGCAGACAGCAACAAGCTTTCTGATCAAGAGAAGACAGGCAGTGAACACATCCCTTACCTCTCTCCTTACCACAGCTCCTCCTATAGGTATACAAACATCCCAGCACATGCCCGGCATTATCAAAGCTACATGCAGTTAATTCAGCAGAAATCTGCTGTCGAATATGCTCAGAGTCAGCTGAGTTTGGTGAGCATGTGCAAAGAGTCCCAGAAGTGTTCAGAACCCAAGATGGAATGGAAGGTGAAAATTAGGAGCGATGGGACCCGATACATCACTAAGAGACCAGTGCGAGACCGGATTCTGAAGGAACGTGCCTTAAAGATCAAGGAGGAGCGGAGTGGCATGACGACAGACGATGACACCATGAGCGAGATGAAAATGGGGCGCTACTGgagcaaagaggagagaaagcaacACCTGGTTCGGGCCAAAGAGCAGCGTCGTCGCCGAGAGTTCATGATGCGCAGCCGCTTAGAGTGTCTGAAGGAGAGTCCTCAGAGCGGCAGCGAGGGCAAGAAGGAGGTCAACATCATTGAACTGAGTCACAAAAA
The DNA window shown above is from Saccopteryx bilineata isolate mSacBil1 chromosome 2, mSacBil1_pri_phased_curated, whole genome shotgun sequence and carries:
- the PDZRN4 gene encoding PDZ domain-containing RING finger protein 4 — encoded protein: MKNSSQVWRVIPFQFTCLSVLGKLEDLRALSASRMGCNLCTFQKREEHYKLLYEVSQVNGKDLSKATHEEAVEAFRNAKEPIVVQVLRRTPLSKPMYGTAPEVQLMNASTQTDITFEHIMALAKLRPPTPPVPEICPFLLSDSCHSLHPLEHEFYEDNEYISSLPADADRAEDFEYEEVELCRVSSQEKLGLTVCYRTDDEEDTGIYVSEVDPHSIAARDGRIREGDRILQINGEDVQNREEAVALLSSEECKRIVLLVARPEMQLDEGWLEDERNEFLEELNLEMLEEQHNEAMQHTANEVEQPKKQEEEEGTTDTATSSSNNHEKDSGVGRTDESLRNDESSEQENAAEDPKSTSLKSKRELGQSQDTLGSVELQCNESFVSGEYIDSDCPGNQDEECERFRQFLELKCKIRNHGEYDLYYSSSTIECNQGEQEGVEHELQLLNEELRNIELECQNIMQAHRLQKVTDQYGDIWALHDEGFRNYNTSIDRQRGKLDDIIEHPEKSDKDSSSAYNTAESCRSTPLTVDRSPDSSLPRMINLTNKKNLRSTIAANQSSSGQSTKESISTKAKTTEQSCGVEGKEKIADSNKLSDQEKTGSEHIPYLSPYHSSSYRYTNIPAHARHYQSYMQLIQQKSAVEYAQSQLSLVSMCKESQKCSEPKMEWKVKIRSDGTRYITKRPVRDRILKERALKIKEERSGMTTDDDTMSEMKMGRYWSKEERKQHLVRAKEQRRRREFMMRSRLECLKESPQSGSEGKKEVNIIELSHKKMMKKRNKKILDNWMTIQELMTHGAKSPDGTQVHNAFLSVTTV